The DNA sequence TGCTCCTTTTTTGAAAGCACTCATCACATACATTGCTACTCTCCATCTGTCTCCTGCGTTCAATTGTCCCGCATAAGATCCCATGGCATTTCTACCGTTTGTTAATACATAATGAACAGATCCTACAGTAATTTCTCTGTCAGCATAGTTTGGTACTCCAGAGAATGCTCCACTTTGAACGATAGGTCCTTGTCCATCACCTCCTGTACCGTGACATGCAGCACAAGTGTGATCAAACAATATTTTACCTCTTTCAAGATCCTTAGCTGCATTAGCAGGGTTCAAAGGAGATACTGTAAGTTTTTTAGAAGCGTCATACCCAGCGTTGTACTCGTCAACATTCTTAGGTAGTAAGCTTTCTTCAAAAATGCCATCTTTATTTTGAGAAACTGATCCTTCTACAGGAGAAAGACCTGTTGCGCCACTATTTTTAACAAAAGCAGGAATTTCATTTTCATGATCTGAATAAGCATCCTGTGCTTTCATCAATGGATCATAAGCTACCGGAAAATACATGTCCGGGAAATATACCAGCGGAGTATTCTCCTTTGGTCCGCAAGAGTTAAGTAAAACCGTTGTTAAACCTAAAACTGCTGTAATTTTTAATACATTCTTTTTCATTTTAAGCGTCTTTAACAGTTATTTCTTCAACTCCAGTTTCAATAAGCAACTGTTTTACAGATTCTACATCTTCAGTTACAAATTCCATCATGAATTTATCATCAGTAGTTCTCGGGTCTGGGTTCTGAGCAGGAGCTCCCGGATACATTTTGTTTCTAACCAAGAAAGTTAAAGACATCATGTGAGCAGCACAGAATACCATTAATTCGAACATTGGAACTACGAATGCCGGCATGTTGTGTGCCCAGTCAAAAGCTGGTTTACCACCGATATTCTGCGGCCAGTCGTGATTCATCACATACCAAGTTACAGTAGCACCGATAGTAACACCGTAAAGAGCATATAAGAATGCGGCATCAGAAATTCTTGTTTTCTTTAACCCTAAAGCCTTGTCTAGTCCGTGAACCGGAAACGGAGTATACACTTCGTTTATAGCGATTCCTTTATCGTTGAATGCCTTAACGCCGTTCATTAAATCGTCGTCATCAGCATAAAGTCCGTATACAATTTTAGTGGTGCTCATCTCCTTCTTTTGCTTTATAAGTTTCACCTGAGATTTTCAAAATCGATTTTAATTCAGCCTGTGCAATTACAGGGAATGTTCTTGCGTATAATAAGAATAATACAGAGAAGAATCCGATAGTTCCCAAATATACACCCACATCAATGATCGTTGGCTTAAACATTGTCCATGATCCTGGTAAGTAGTCTCTAGAAAGGTTGATAACGATGATATCAAAACGCTCAAACCACATACCGATGTTGATGATTAATGCAACAATAAATGTCCAGATAATGTTCGTTCTAAGTCTCTTGAACCAGAATGAAGCAGGAACAACAAGGTTACAGATGATCAATGACCAGAATGCCCACCAGTAAGGTCCTACAGCAGCACCTGGAGAAAGATATGTGAAATCTTCAAATCTAGATCCTGAGTACCATCCGATGAAATATTCAGTAGCATAAGCTACAGTTACCATACCACCTGTAAGAACGATTACGATGTTCATAATTTCGATATGATACATTGTAATATATTC is a window from the Chryseobacterium indologenes genome containing:
- a CDS encoding c-type cytochrome → MKKNVLKITAVLGLTTVLLNSCGPKENTPLVYFPDMYFPVAYDPLMKAQDAYSDHENEIPAFVKNSGATGLSPVEGSVSQNKDGIFEESLLPKNVDEYNAGYDASKKLTVSPLNPANAAKDLERGKILFDHTCAACHGTGGDGQGPIVQSGAFSGVPNYADREITVGSVHYVLTNGRNAMGSYAGQLNAGDRWRVAMYVMSAFKKGAAAPAAATAAAPATTETTTETKK
- a CDS encoding DUF3341 domain-containing protein, which gives rise to MSTTKIVYGLYADDDDLMNGVKAFNDKGIAINEVYTPFPVHGLDKALGLKKTRISDAAFLYALYGVTIGATVTWYVMNHDWPQNIGGKPAFDWAHNMPAFVVPMFELMVFCAAHMMSLTFLVRNKMYPGAPAQNPDPRTTDDKFMMEFVTEDVESVKQLLIETGVEEITVKDA